The stretch of DNA CAATGCATATAGATTTTAGAGAAAAGTTAGTAATAGCTTCAATCTCTTGAAAAATTTCATTAGAGCCTATCCTCTTACTaattcttgtatttttcatgCTACCTATTCAAACTTCTATTCCCATATTTTTCTTGCattttttaatcatctatTTCACGCTATCTCAAGTACGTTCCTCTTcattactctatttttaatcCCATTTTTCAAAGGAGCTTAATGCTCTCCTCCTCTACTTTTGccatcctcccctcctctcttcctcctattttttaagctatatatcaaaattcaaCGGTTAAACCCaatccaaattattttttcccctATAATTCTTAAACCCAATCCAAATTATGTGTGATAGTGATTctatgaaaggaaaaaaaagagagactCGGTTAAGCCGCTTTAGTTTAtttctctctaaaaaaaaaagagctatAGACGAGAATCATGATACACCATGAATTTTTACGTCATTGTGATAACTGTAGAgagtatttgtttgtttttcggGTTACTCTTTCCAGGATGCTAAACTTTTTGAGCCTTACGTTAATTTATACTATTTAGGTCTCCCTAAAAATGATGCCCTTCTCAGCAAGCGAATAATTTTTACTGTGATTTTCTCTCTTTATGTAACAATTTATCGTACTAACTCTTTCACAGCAAGAAACATGTTTTTGCTGGCCTTGATATTTGGACAACAAAGTTAATCCCATTGGTCCTCATCAATTATTTCTTTAAAGGCCTAGGttgctagctaattagataaTTAGGCATCTGGCTTCCCCTGATTCTACTCTTAGGAAATCTCCACATTGCTCCTACCAATACCTAGTTTATTGAATTAGTGCTAATCACTTGGTACCATGCACAATAAACTCAACAAAGATCACTCCGTTCTTTTgaaagattatatgattttatatagCTATAATGGTACAAGCAATCAAGTTAACTAATGCAAAGTTggaaatctactttagaatagtgagatgatgaacttctatataaaaactttttaaaaaatacatcgtttaacagttcagAAAACATGCGCGTAAAATCcgagaaataatctaaaaaaatttatacataagaGCGAGTACAATAAGTGATATAAGGAGACTCTAAAATTTGCTACGTCACCTTTATCCTtatatggaggagagagaataggagagagaagaaaaacaatttataaccACAAGCTTCAAAACACTGGGATCTTAATgacatgaaaatattttagagcTATTAGTTAGCTCTTTTATTGATCTTGCTCTAACGAACGCAGTGGAAGCCATTGCTCCTGCAATTGGAACATGAAAACCTTAACAGTACACCTTGGGAATACAATCCTGATGGTCAAAAGGCAATAAAGAACATTCCTTGTGAGTCATACTACTGTGCTCTGTTTGGTTCCTTGCCCATATAgtatggccgcgttcggcagacGAGGCAAGTTATCTTAtctttctcgtttttcgtgcgtacgttttctaaactgttaaacggtgtattttttataaaaattttctatagaaaagttattttaaaaaatcatattagtctatttcatatttttttaataattaataactaattaatcatgtaataatctattactacgttttccgtactggataagttaacttatccaccAACCTCACTAACGGGGCATATGTATCTTTATTGAGAACATACACCTATGAGAGTTAAAAGATATAGACCTAAGCATTGGTTGCCGGCTACCTTGGATAGCAAAGAACAAAAGCCAGGTTTGCAATTTGCTGGCCAGTCCTTGGGAGTTCACTTCATCCTAGTCCCCTAGATATAGCTATATGCTTTTTGGAGTTCAGGCAGGTTACATGCATGTGGCATGCATGTCGGTGTCAAGAGGCTCATATTGTGTTATGATAAATGATGGATGATGATGAGGCTGAATATACAAGAGCATTTCCTGGAGACCGTCTTCCAtccttaaaataaattatgtgagGGAGAAAAGTTACTCTAACAGATACTCCATCACGTCCTCAAAAAATAGAGCATGCATCCTCCGTATTAAAAGGAAAAGCTTCATATTTTAAGTTTCTCTTTCTCACTCCATATCTCATAGTCCAATCTTAAGAGGAGAGAGCAATAATAACATGATATGAGGTGATTGCAAagtatcaataaaataaatataaataatgtaaTATGAATGTTCTGTTGGAGTGATAACTGATACAAAGAGATGATCTGTTATAGATGACCATCTAAATGataatatagatgatcaaatttagataagttgCTGAGAATGCTCTAACAATTATTGAAAAGCACAAAttaatgaattaaatattagaaagttGAAAGGTTTGTTTAGATAAGTTTTTCTAAGAAATACTGATGAGTTTTTGAAAAGAACATACCATCGAGGACTTTGATAGTGCCCACGATAAATCCATAATTTGTTAGCTACTAATGGTGGACTCTATACAAAAAATGTTGCTAGGGTGCAACTACTAAACATGTTCCACAAAGTAGTAAATTCTTCCATACAAAGGGGTAAACTCACATTTGTAAAATGTATCCCTGTGATAGTACATATGTTCATTGAAGTAGTATAAATGCACCCCTTGTGTTCACAGATGGCATCATGCTCCCGTAGCTCTCTAGACAGAGCTCCCTccgtataaaaatataaggcaTGCATGCTATTGATATAATCTCTAATAATATAGTTTGacaattaattacttttacGATGTATTCTCAATAACTATGAAATTAATATCATATGAAAGTATTTTCCAAATACGAATATAATGAGACCATATGCATGCCACTAAAGATATACTCccccgtccctaaatgtttgacgtcattgactttttatacacgtttaactattcgtcttatttaaattttttatcaaatatgtaaagctatatacatacataaaagtatatttaataataaataaaatgatataaaaataattaataattatgtaaattttttgaataagacgaatggtcaaacatatataaaaagtcaacggcatcaaatatttagggatggaggtagtatattgCTAGTTTTAATAATTAGTCAAATGCTACGAATATTAACTTTATGGAAAACAATGACatgatactacctccgtccctaaatatttgacgtcgttgactttttttatacacgtttgactattcgttttattcaaaaaatttatataattattaattatttttatatcatttcatttattgttaaatatacttttatgcatatatatatagctttacatattttataaaaaatttaaataaaatgaacggttaaacatgtgttaaaaagtcaacggcgtcaaacatttagggatggaggaagtatatttttaaatggaggaagtagatGGTagatctaaattcatatgccAAGTAACCTAAAGTGGAGTAGCATTGAATATTCTTGGCTGCATAGGTCCAAAGGCTTTAGCTTGCATAAACCTTAATGAACACGACAGAAAGGACTGTAGAATGAGGGATTTGCACATGATGAGGTGTACTTTTAAGTCTTACTGTATTCAGTTTTGTAATTGCAATTTGTGTAACCAACAAGATTTTAGTCATATGACATTGGAAAGGGAAGAAGATTATCATCACCTCTTGGACGGTGTAGCATGTTGTTTATTCCCTCCCAAACACGCTTGCTAAAATGGTCCAATATGGTGCCATTTGTCCAAGTAATCTTTTAATTAATCGGTTGAGCACAAACATATTTGCAGATAATTTGTGCACTGATCATCTGCATTAGTGTTTATTATCTCAATTATCTAAAATTGTTTCTTATCTCACGTACAAACTCCTAATGCTTTTTTATGGATCTCTACTGAAAATATGAATCCAAAAGTCCTTGGAGTTCACAATTTcctttttagttatttttataataagcataaaaaaggacaataacatattattccatccatccataaaTATTGTACCATTTAGAGTCTGTTCATAACCACCCAATATTAAAGTGACCCTTTTCTTCCACACTCAACCATTTAGGATGCATTTAATGAAATAAATTGtcgcccaaaaaaaaatctaaaattactTCGATTTCCTCCCACCTTAATATGTACTAAGAATGCTTATATGTGTGGACTTAGTGAGTATTTGGGGGGTTTTTTAAGTGAATTTCTGAAGATTGTGTTATCTGGTCTTTGCCCATGGGTATATGAAAAGTAGGCAACAAGATTTTCCAGTTTTAAATGAATATGGACTTCATTTGGATGTCTGGAGTTCACATGTACAATAATTGCTTAACTATGCTTCCAATCAACAAAGGCAAGATGAATGAAAAGCAGAGTACACTGAAAAAGTTCTAGGAAGTAACAGGTGCTACAAACAATGTCTAATTGGTGGAGTTAAGGACAGTACTTTTGAATTTACAGTACAACAATACATCAAAATCAAGTAGAATTATTTtccaaatttataataatttcgTTGGGACCTGAGATCCAGGCAAAATGATCAATTGCAATACAAGTTAAGTAGTCGATGGGTTGTTTGAACTAAACTACTCTCTTTGTGGTCATCCATTATTCATCGTAATTATGGAATTGCAATTGTAACTTTTTCATCTTGAAGTCACGGAAAGAAATCTGTTTCTGCATCAAAATGAACACAGCTCCATATCCTTaagaaaatctgaaaaaaaaacatatcctTGTGAAATTACAATATATACCATTGTCCCATGCAGTTGCTAGGACTGAAGTACTTGTGATTTTTGAATCTGCTATGCTATCTCTATCTGACATGAAACAACAAACCATAAAATCTGAGCAGTGAAAAGAGATCATCTAAGACTGTAGGATGAATCAAATCTACAGCCTAATTTGAGCACTAAAAGACAGTACTGGGAAGGATGAATCaatgtcaaacaacatatatgtGCCTCAAAAGACAGGCTACCAGCAAGATAGAACGATGAAACGAAGTATAGTCAACATGGAGATGTCTACTTCAAGAATGTGTTTGAAAGGACAATTGGTTTCAGGACCCACAATGTTTcctaagaaaaaagaagacttGACATGGAAGAGAAGAGGATATGATCAGCTAGATATATAGACAGTAAGATTAGGTCTTGTGTGTTCATGTTGATTGAATTATTTGTCGAGAATTTGTGGCTCGGCGCCTTTCGCTTGAGTTCATGGACCTTGAATGATTGATGCCTCTTTGAAATGTCCCTTTCTGGCTGTACAGAAGGCCTAGCATTAGTAAGGAAAACACCTTTTTGTTTTCTGCAGAAAGTTAGGTCATAATGAGAGAGCTTGTGTGACCTTACTTCTGTGGTTGTTAGCTTCTGATGCATCATTCTCCCAGCTACGCATTGTCACCTAAtgctgaaaaacaaaatccaTTCAGTTGATACAAGTGGAAAGAGGCTATTAGTTATGAGAAGGTACTTACTACTAGTGAAGTGCAGGGATATTTTAGGCATGCTCTGAGATGGTAAAgacagttaaaaaaaaattagcaattAGATGTCAAAAGAGAGAACAATTTCAGGGCCTTCCATATTCAAGGATGAATATCAATATGAGCCCACTGAACACTGGTGACAAATCCATTACTATCAGTACTTGTATATACAGTATATGATGTATCGAAGAATAAAAATGGCACATGCCTGAAGGAAAATTCAGTCGTACATGCTTAAGCTCAAGTATAAATTTTGTCATGATTATGATTATCTAAGCAATTAATTTCTGATCAGATACATACTTTGTGGCTCTTGGTTTTATTAAATTGTGAACAGGTACTGATGGTAGACAGAAAGACAGTCTTGCCAGGCACACACTATATTTGGAACTGGGTCATCTGAAAACTCATAGTTTACTTAGCATCCTCCATTgctcaaaatattattgtgataaaatatttcaacttGAAGTTTTATAGGGCATTTGCAACTTTATCAACTCAAACGCAATTACTCTCAAGATAAGTTTATACAGCAAAACTGTCCATGAGACCATGAGTGAACCAATAGTATTATGTCCAGATGTACTAGTTGATACATTCATTAGTGATTTTCAGAGTGGCTGATTTGTCGCATGCTATTGTTCCTAGTTCTACATACATCCTGGGAAATAATTTGTTAGTTAGAGTTTGAATTCAAAGGTTATATTGTTGGTGATGTATGACCAATTTTGTCTAACAAAACTTGTCTGAGCTACTTTTGCAGCCTAGCTCTCTGACACTGTAGATATAATACAACTAACTAGTGGTAGGGATTCATTTAGATTAGACTGAGGTAATTAAGGAGGAGCATCCCAAAGTAGATCTATTGACTAGGTGCATTTGTAAGCTTGTTTCTTAACCTTATCTATATGTGCAACTAAAGAAGGATTGCAGGGCTGAAggtttttcccttttttttttgggtcttTAGATGAGTATATGACTGTAGATCTTGTTTATGACCATCATAGGATtccaaattttcaattatatGCCTAGAAGATTTGATCCTATGCACCATATCTTATTACTTAAAAGCTTTAACTGTTAGAGAATAGCAGGATATTACACATCTACATGTTCTTGCCTATGCTTGATGAAATGCCACAAGAGGATTCAGGACTTGCGGTTCTGTTGATTAGTTTTATGTGGAATTcagtaaatataaaaagaatattGAGATGCTATAAATTGGTAAGGCCCTGTGCTTcaattgattgttttttcaAATGCAAAGGAGGGCTGGAGCATGCAAATCATGAACATTGGGCGCCTTTTGCCAcaggggagaaaaaaaggggCGAAATTTCATTGCAGTTTCACCTTTCATGAGCAAAGTAAAATGCTGCTTTTGATAAGGGTAAGAGGAAGACAGAGTGAAAGAGATGAATAGGTGAGGCCCATGTggtaaactttaattaacctTGTGCACATGGCATCCTCTTATTTCTAAGCTCATTGGAGCCACCAAAAAAACCCTGCCATTACATGTTGTCATCCTATAAGCACTGCCATGGACCACACCTTAAATATTGCTGCCATTGAGCAGTTAAGAACTCTGACCATGATGCAAAGACAACAGTTACCTTAACCTAGTGATGCAAAGGACATTAGGGACTGTGCACTGGTAACAGTTCACCAGAAAGTTTCAGTTTTCTATGCATTAATAGTCACAATTACCTTTACATCCATCCATcagtttcagaaaaaaaatatttctccaGATGCATTCTTCATGGTGAGCCCTacttctcctctccctcttcccTCTTTGTGTCAATTTCACAAATCCATCTGATAGAGATTACAATCTTTGCTTTCCTTGTGCAGGTTTTGTTGTTGCAAAGGAAGTGAGGGAGGAGCAGCAAGGCTAGCTCCCCTTCTCTTCCATGCTTCCCTCATCATggcttctttcttctttagCATCACATCATCATTTGTGACACTAAAGCTCCTGCCTCTTGTGAGCATTTCTTGATGCTTCCCAGCTCCCAAATGGCCATACAACTCACACTCCTACTCATTTCATGTAGCCTTTACAGAAtgtattcttcttcttcctcctcctcctctgcatcctcttcttttttctccacatcctcctcctcctctcttgcATTGCTGGTGTTGGTTATCTCCACTTGCCTCTCCTTGCTCTTCTCCAACCTCAGACAGCTGATCAGAGCCAGGAGTCACAAAGCTAAGTCTCACCCTTCCATGGAAGATGCTGTTCATCAAGAGGAGAACACTGTGCCACAAGATGAGTTGGCCGGGGATGCGCCGGAGGATTTGACCGGAAGCCTGTCAGAGTCTCCAGTGAGTGAAGAGTGCACCGAGGACGGCTCGCTATCCGATGAAgaagacggcgacgacgacgagagcctCATTGAGATCTCCCTTGTTGATGGGCACTCTGTGGGGCAAAGGAAGCAATGTGCATGGAAGGAGCAGGACCTCCTTGCTGAGTTCTTGCCTGATTTGCTGCTTGAAAAGAGGGACTTCATGGACATCTTGTCAGAGATCAGTGAGGAAGACAACCTGATTGAGATTGACATTGCAAGAGGATCCATCAAGTGTTCAAACTTTGGCATCAAGGCATGAATCTATCAAAGGTTTGGGTGAAGTTTGAAATCTTTCTCTGCATTGCTTCAAAGCTTTGATCAGTGAAAGGGAGTAGGTTGTACCTGGCCTACATTGGGTGCaatgctttgttttttttacaaagcttaattttattttgtgaatCTTCAGTGGAAGCCTTGTCGCGTCTTTTCTCGCGCTTCATTTCTGAATATTATAGAGGAAATAACATTCGTGCACATATTTTgatcaaagtaaaaaaaatgtgcgTGTGCATGGCCCTTCTCTCcgtatatatattctagagTTTCAGTAGATGCTGATAATGATATCAATGCTTTGCATATGTGTCTACTGATTCTCTCACTGCAAGGATCATCTGTCACCAAGTGGAGTATGTTTGATCAATTTCGATTTTTTCCAtgtaaagttaattttagattaaatgTGAAAACTggaaaacaacaaattagTTAACTTAAGTGTGATTCTTGAACTGCTTGATGTGAATTACTAGCATTAAGGTCAGCTTCTGTCCTGCTGAATAAAAAGCTCAGCATTTGTTCAGAAAAAGGTAATGCAATGGTTCAAAGAATCCACAATTGGTTTGTTTAACTTGTTCAGCTGGGTCCTTTTAGCCGCCtgacattttattttgaaaaggcTACAAGATCTTAATGATTTGGGTCTCCATTATGAGCTTTCTA from Oryza brachyantha chromosome 12, ObraRS2, whole genome shotgun sequence encodes:
- the LOC102700758 gene encoding uncharacterized protein LOC102700758 produces the protein MLPSSQMAIQLTLLLISCSLYRMYSSSSSSSSASSSFFSTSSSSSLALLVLVISTCLSLLFSNLRQLIRARSHKAKSHPSMEDAVHQEENTVPQDELAGDAPEDLTGSLSESPVSEECTEDGSLSDEEDGDDDESLIEISLVDGHSVGQRKQCAWKEQDLLAEFLPDLLLEKRDFMDILSEISEEDNLIEIDIARGSIKCSNFGIKA